Genomic window (Nitrospirota bacterium):
TCTTGAAAATTTTCCTGTCTGAGAAAGTCGAAGAAGAGCTGCACGGGGCAGTTAAGTAAGTAGTTGCCCAGAACCGGGAGGTGGTGCTTTATCTCCTCTCTTCCATCAAGTTTTCCCTTGAGGACATCAACTACGCGCTGATCTTTATCCTCTCGGTTCTTGCGATTGCGGCAGATATTGTGCTGACGATGATGAAGTAATATGCTGAGATTATTAATGAATATGAAACTCATAATTTTGATATTCGCTGGATTAATCACTGGAATTATTGATCCCATGGTTATTTTTGCGTTTCAAACAAGTTATCTGCCACTTGGCCAGGGTGAGTTGAAAACGCGAGTTAATCTTATTTCAGTAAAAAATGACGATGATACGTGGCTCGAAGAGACAATTCGCATTCCATCTGCTGGAGTTAACGGGGTTGTTATTCATCCTCAAGATTCGGAGAATGACGCTACTATTATAATTGAGGGTAAGGATCAAAAGGGTGATCCCTGGACCTTTTTTACGGAATACGCAGGGCAGGGCTTTTCTGTATGGCGAGCGGATCTTGATAATGATGGTCGTGAAGATATAGTACTGTTGGGGTACACTGGTGGTGTTGGCCTTGCACCAACGATGCATATGACTGTATTGCTTTTCGACAAACAGGGCCGGCCGGTTCCGTGGTCAATTGAGGGGTACTTTGGGAAGGATGAACATGGAATAGAGGACCTGTTAGATTTGAATCGAGATAAACGAGCTGAAATAGTTCGGATGGCCTACGATGAGGGGTATTGGATAACTTCATTATATGAGGCTCGATCGGGGTACTGGCATCAGATTCATAGTAAACATGGTAAGTCATCTTTCCCTCTATATACACGTTTTACAAATCGCGCAAACAGGAAAGCTACCAAACCTGAGCAGAAGCGTGCTCCGCTTGAAGATAAACTTGGTTCTTCAGGGATTTCGAAGAGCGTGCAGCTAAATATTACTTCCCTTCAAAGATGGATCGAAAATTATGAAGATGCAATATTTTTGCTCTCTGATGGACGGACTTGTAGGCTTGCTTATTGGTATTCCACTGCTGCTGTCGTAATTGATCGACCACACCGTCGAGATTCGGCCTTATTAGAGGCTTCCAAAGAAGCCAGAAAATTAGTTGAAGAAATAATTCAGCGTAAGCTGCCTGTAAAGATCACTGGTTGGAGGCGATTAAATTATATTAACAACCGCAAAGATGCATGTGTGCCTGAACTTATTTGGGCAGTGGATCATAATTGAGCCGTGCAATGTTAGGCAACCGCAGTTTCACGTTGAGATACGATCTGGGACCTGCACGATAGCATAAAAAAACAAACAAAAAAGGCCCGCACACAGGCGGGCCTTTTTACTCCCATGGAGGGGCATGGGAGGGTTGGAGTTTACTTTACCTTTGACATCTCTGTGCCGCAGGTGCACTTGCCGGGATTCTGGCTGATCGTGTCGCACTTGCAGGTTGGGCCGCAGGCGCATGCATACTGGCCGGTTGTCTTGAATGACCGCTCTTTTTCCCAGCCTGCTGCCTTCAATGAGGCCTTGCCTTCCTCGACCTTTGTCACCTGAGCCTTGACCATATCCTTGCCGCAGGTGCATTTGCCGGCATTGTTCGACATGGTGTCGCACTTGCAGGCCTCTCCGCAGTTACAGGCATAGACCTCAGCTCCTGCCTTGAGCTCCATTGTTGACTTCAAACCTGCGTATGCGACTGCAAAGAGCCCTAATGCAAGCACTGCGCTGAATACGATCATAACGGTTCTTTTCATATGCTTTCTCCTTTTTTTGTTAATTGACGGTTATCCGTATATCCGGACAACTCATCAGGTTATATTTTCTGTATCTCTCCAGGCAGGGCAGACAGAGCCCATCATTTTCTGTCCAGCCGGAAAAATCATACTTCACCTGCTCTACTGCGAATTTATCGGTCATGTTATGCAGGTGATGTACAAGGTAAAAAACCTCTTTTCTGCATACCGGACAACGATTTTTTTGCATACACAACCCCCTTTCGAGGCTGTTTATGAAACAGCCTCTTACTGACAGCTCTTGCAGGTTTTGACGCCCAGCAACGCATAGGGAGGGCAGAAACCGGTCAACCCTGTTATCAGGGGAATTATGCCGAGATAAGCCCACGCGGTCTGCGGCCCTATGAATGCCAGGGAAAGAATGCCCAGACCTGCTGCGGTCCTGAAGATCCTTTCTATGCTGCCAACATTTTTTTTCATCTATCTTCACCTCCTCTTTTGTTTGGTCTGATAGTATGTTAAGACAATATCGTCAGCAAGTATGTGACTAAGTCACAGAGTAACTATTCAGTAAATAGGGGAAGAATCATAACCCCTCCTTCCCTCCCCTTATCTTAAGTGGAGGAATATGACCCCCCTCTTGAGGTAAGAGGGAGATGGGGGAGTTATTAACTCCAGTCGACTGAAGCCGTAAGTCACAAAATGTCAGTCTCCGACGGTTGTCTGTTAATGGGCTAAACAGGTAGAATAAAAAAACTTTGTTACAGAGTTTTTTAACTTATTGATGAAACCGAACTATCCACGAATAATCGTTGCAGGCATGAAGGGCGGGGCTGGCAAGACAACAGTCAGCCTGGGCATTATCGCTGCATGGGAAAAGCAGGGCCTGTCAATCGTTCCCTTTAAAAAGGGGCCTGATTATATCGATGCCGGCTGGCTGTCGTCAGCTGCAGAATATGCCTGTTTCAACCTTGACCCGTTTCTGATAACAAAGGAAAAGATCCTCTCGTCCTTTGTCAGTCATTACGGTGATGCTGATTGCGCTGTTATCGAGGGGAACAGGGGCCTGTATGACGGCATGGACGCAGCAGGGACGTACAGCACTGCAGAGCTTGCAAAGACCCTGCAGGCGCCGGTGATCCTGGTGCTCGACTGCACCAAGGTGACACGGACAGCAGCAGCAATGCTCCTTGGCATGCTGAAGTTCGATCCAAAGGTGAAGATCAGCGGCGTGGTTCTGAACCAGATCGCAGGCAAACGGCATGAGAAGGTGATCAGGGAAGCGATCGCCAAATACTGTAAGGTGCCGGTTGTGGGTGCGATACCGAAACTGCGGGGCGAGCAGCTCTCTGAGCGGCATATGGGCCTTACGCCGTTCCAGGAGCATCCAGAGGTCAAAAAGGCCATTGCCGCCTGCGCTGATATTGCGGAGAAATACCTTGATCTTGATGCGATACGGAAAATAGCGAATAAAGCAGGGGTTAGGGATTGGGGATTAGGGATCGGAAATACTCATCACTCATCACCCATTACCCATCACGGCTTGCGTATCGGCATTATCCGTGACTCTGCTTTCCAGTTCTACTACCCTGAGAATTTTGAGGAGCTTCAGAAGCGCGGGGCAGAGCTTGTCGAGATCAGTGCGCTCAGGGCAAAGAAACTGCCTGATGTAGATGCGCTTTATATTGGCGGAGGTTTTCCTGAAACGCATGCTATTGCTCTTGCGAAGAATAAGAACTTCAGGAATGCGCTGAAGGCGGCGGTTGAACAGGGGCTGCCGGTCTATGCCGAATGCGGCGGCCTGATGTATCTTGGCGAAGCACTGGTGCTGGATCGTAAGACCTATCCCATGGCAGGGATCTTCCCTCTCAGGTTCAGTCTCGAAAAAAAGCCCCAGGCACATGGTTACACCATAGTAAGGGTGGCGAAGGCCAATCCTTTTTATAAGAGAGGGACCCTGATCAGGGGACACGAGTTCCATTACTCCCGCGTGATCAGCCCTGTGAAGCAAAGTAACCTGCAGTTTGCATTCAGCATGGAGCGCGGTGAGGGTATTCTGGATGGCAAGGACGGCATCTGTTATAAGAATGTACTGGCAACCTATACACACCTGCATGCTCTGGGCTGTCCTGAATGGGCAGAGGGAATGATACAACAGGCAGTTGCATACCAAAAAGGCAGGAAATAGATGCAGAAATCAGAGATCAGGGAATGCCTGGGGCAGTATCAGCTCCAGCCGATAATAGAAGCAGCGCAGAAGAACCGAAGTGTGATCAGAATGCTCATATCCCTTGTTTATGACAAGGAGAACCTCGAGAGCTGGCGGGCCATAGAAGCGATCGGGCTTGTTGCGGGCGAGATCGCAAAGACGAACGTTGACGTTGTCAGAAACCTGAGCCAGAGATTCCTCTGGATGATGCGGGATGAGTCAGGGAACGGTCCTGGAAGCGCGCCCGAGCTCTTAGGAGAGATCGTAAGAAGCACGCCTGATGCCTTTGCTGACATCGGACAGGTTGTTACATCTTTTCATGATGAGAAGATGCTCAGGAGCGGCGTTATGCGTGCGATCTGGAGGATTGCTGACAGACGGCCCGGCCTGTTGACCATAACGCAGGAACTTATGGACCAGAAGCTCTATCTTGAGGACGATGACCCCCAGGTGAGGGCCTATGCCCTGATGACAGCAGCGGCACTGGGGCTGAAAGAGTTTCAGCCGCTTGTAGAGGGGCGTTTGGGCGATATGAGCCCTGTAACTATATATAATAAAGGAGAGTTTATGAATACAACGCTGTCCGAGATCGCAAAAAATGCTGCTGCCGGACTCCAGGGCAGGGAGAACTGATAATAATGAATGCAGGCAGAAGAGACAGTAATCCTATTCTGGGCTGCCCATTCTGTGAGCGGCCGCTTAAAGAGCTTGAGGAGATCACAACCAGGTTCGGGAATGTGATCAGCGGGGGGAGATGCGAATGCGGCTCAGCCTATGTTTATGACGGCTCAGGCCATAATATAGGCGATGCCTATGTTGATGCCCTGACCCTTCTCTGCAACGGGGATCTGGACAAGGCATGGGCCATGACACCCGAAGAAGACTATGAGGTGAAAGAGTTTAACTATGATTCAAGGAAGAATCGGTTCAGCTCGGAATCGCTCGGCAGGGGCAAACGTTCTCCGGTCTATCTCTTCGTAAAACTGAAAAAATGAGATTCAGGCCTCATATCTTTGCAAAACTCCCTCCCCCTATGCTTATATATTGAGTTTCGAATTCAGGCAACCCTGTTTGCCAAAAAATAAAGAAGAGTCATCTTCTGATAAGATTTTTTTATTTGACCGGGGGGCAGGTTCTGTATTACTGTTTATAGCTCATAACAGAGCTTTTTTATGCAAGCATTCATGATGTTGGGAGCGATCCCTTCGAATGTATTTTGAACCTAAGTGAAAGGGGGAAGAAAGCATGGCAACAATGGATTTTCAGGGTAAGTCAATCGAGGTAGATGATGATGGATATCTTCTGAACCTTGATGATTGGACAAAGGAGCTTGCAGATGTTCTTGCAAGCCAGGACGGAGTTACTCTCTCTCCTGCGCACTGGGAAGTTATCAATTTCCTGCGCGATTACTACAAACAGTATCAGATAGCCCCGATGATCAAGATCCTCGTTAAGGAGATCGGCAAGGCTATGGGTCCTGAAAAAGGCAACACCAAGTATCTGTATGAGCTCTATCCGGGCGGTCCTGCAAAGCAGGCATGTAAGTATGCAGGGCTTCCGAAGCCTACAGGCTGCGTATAGCCCTTTGGCTGCAGAGGCGGCTGACAATAACAGTACCCCATTGAGCATTCTTTGGGGTATTGTTTTTTGTGCTGCTGCAGCGAAAGCATCTTTCCATAACAACACGAGTTCTCTATCTGCCGGTATGAGGGGAGAATTTTTCATCAGATGAGACTGAAGCATATCCTTTCAGAAAAAAAAGACGTTATTCTTGCCTCGTGGTTCGACCGCATTCTCGACACCTATCCTGCCGAGACTGCCAGGTTCCTTAAGAACCAGAAGGACAGATTTGCCAATCCGGTAGGTCAGACCATCCATGAGGGGATAGAGGGTATTTTTCAGGAGCTTGTCCAGGGCGGCGAGGTCGAAAAGGTCTCAGGGTTCCTTGATGCCATGATCAGAGTAAGGGCGATCCAGGAATTTACTGCGGCCCAGGCAGTGGCATTCATCTTCTTTCTCAAGAGCATTATCAGGGAGGGGATCAAAGATATCCCCCTTACGTCAGAACTTGCCGAAGAACTCGCAGCCCTCGAATCACAGATCGATTCCCTTGTCCTTATCGCCTTTGATATCTTCATGCAGTGCCGCGAAAAGCTCTACGACATCAAGGCGAACGAGATGAGGAACATGACCTACCGGCTCCTCCAGCAGGCGAATCTGGTCACCGAGGTCGAGGGGGCGAAGCAGGAAACCATGTTCATTTCAATACCAAAGAAAGAGGTAAACACATGAAAGTTGTATTGCCCTTCATTGCAGTTGTGGGACTCGCGCTGCTTGCATTGGTCGGGGTGACAGTGGCACATCAGGTGGAATTCTTCTTCGGGGTCATAGTTCCCTATGCAGCGGTTGCGGTCTTCATTTTCGGGTTCATGTACCGCGTTCTGCAGTGGGCGAAGTCACCGGTGCCATTCTGTATTCCGACTACCTGCGGGCAGCAAAAGACGCTTCCGTGGATCAAACATGACAAACTTGAGAACCCTGTGACGACCCTGCAGGTTGTCGGCAGGATGCTTCTTGAAGTGCTTGTCTTCCGTTCTCTCTTCAGGAACCTGAAGACAGAGATGAAGGATGGCAAGATCGTTTACGGTTCCGAGAAATTGCTCTGGCTCGCAGGCCTGGCATTTCACTGGACATTCTTTTTTATTTTTGCAAGGCACTTCCGCTTCTTTTTTCAGGATGTGCCGACGCTCCTCAGAATGATGGAAGGAGTGGACAGCTTTTTCCAGGTTGGAGCCCCGCTCTTCTATATGACTGATGCCGTGATCCTCGGTGCAGTGACGTTCCTCATCTTCCGGAGGGTCTATCTGCCGCAGATCAGGTACATTTCCCTTGCATCTGATTTTTTCCCGCTCTTCCTTATTCTCGGCATTGCGCTGTCAGGCATTCTTATGAGATATATCTTTAAAGTGCATATTGTCGCCGTGAAGCAGTTTGCCATGGGCCTGGTCAGCCTGAGTCCGGTCATACCTCAGGGGATAGGAGCCATATTCTATGTACATCTCTTTCTGATCTGTACGCTTCTGATCTATTTCCCGTTCAGCAAGCTGATGCATATGGGAGGGGTATTCCTGAGCCCGACAAGGAATATGGCGAATGACAGCAGAATGGTCCGGCATATCAACCCCTGGAACTATCCCGTCCATGTCCATACGTATGAAGAATATGAAGACGACTTCAGGGAGAAGATGAAGAAGGCCGGGCTGCCGGTCGAAAAGGAGTAGTCATGGCAAAACTTCCAACACCAGAAGAACTCTTAAAGATTCATTACAACCCTCCCCAGGATGAAAACTGGATGGATAAGCCGGCAGAGCTGAAGCAGGGCAATATCTGCTGGGGAGCAAAAGGAAAGAACCTCAAGATCGTTGAATTCCCCAATGCGCGTGACTGGTCTCCTGTTGAGGAGGACTGGAAGCTGCCGCAGGACTGGGAAGGAACGGTCCTTGAGGCAATGGCTGACAGACTTTCCAAATACCGTTCGTTCAAGATATTCATGGACATATGCGTCAGGTGCGGGGCCTGCGCAGACAAGTGTCATTTTTTTATCGGCGGCGGCGATCCCAAGAATATGCCTGTTCTGAGAGCCGAGCTGATGCGGTCTGTGTACAGAAAGTATTTTACGAACTCGGGCAAGTACCTCGGCAAACTGGCTGGCGCCCGTGAGCTTGACCTTGGTGTTCTGAAGGAGTGGTGGTACTACTTCTATCAGTGCACAGAGTGCAGGCGCTGCTCGGTCTTCTGCCCGTACGGCATAGACACGGCCGAGATCACGATGATGGCAAGGGAATTCACCAATCTCCTCGGCCTGAACACGGACTGGATATCCGGACCGGTCGCAAATTGCTACATGAAGGGCAACCACCTCGGCCTTGAGCCGCATGCCATCATGAACAGCGTTGAAGGCATGGTCGACGACATCGAGACCATCACCGGCATCAGGATCAATCCTTCGTTCAACAGAAAGGGCGCAGAGATCCTTTTTGTGACCCCGTCGGGTGATCTCTTCGCAGACCCCGGCACATTCACTGCCATGGGATATATGATGCTCTTCCACGAATTAGGGCTTGATTACACCTGGTCAACCTATGCATCCGAAGGCGGCAATTTCGGTTTGTTCACTTCGAACGAAATGGCCAAGAGGCTGAACTCGAAGATCTACGCCGAGGCCAAAAGGCTTGGCGTGAAATATATCATCGGCGGAGAATGCGGCCATATGTGGAGGGTCCTGAACCAGTACATGGATACCTGGAACGGGCCGGCTGACTTTATGGAAGTGCCGAAGTCCCCTATCACCGGGACGGTCTTTGATAACGCTGCCTCGACCAAGATGATCCATGTCACCGAGTTTACGGCTGACCTTATCAAGAACGGCAAACTGAAACTTGATCCGACCCGAAACGACGATCTTGTTGTAACGTACCATGACTCCTGCAATACGGCCAGGGGTATGGGTCTTCTTGAGGAGCCGCGCTATATCATTAACAACGTATGCAACAAGTTCCATGAGATGCCTGATAATACGATCAGGGAGCGGACATTCTGCTGCGGCAGCGGAACCGGCCTGAATGCCAGCGAGAATATGGAGCTGAGGATGCGCGGCGGCCTGCCAAGGGCGAATGCCGTGAAGCATGTTACCGAAAAATATGGTGTGAATACGCTTGCAAATATCTGCGCCATTGACCGGGCAACGCTCTCTGCTTCCATGGACTACTGGGTCCCGGGAACACGGGTTGCCGGTGTGCATGAGCTTGTGGCGAATGCCATGATCATGACAGGAGAGAAGGAGAGGGAGACGAACCTGCGCGGCGAACCGCTCCCCGGGAAGGGAGGTAACGAATAATGTACAATTCCGGAAAGATCATAGCAGGGCTTGCAGTCTTCTTTATCCTGGCTGCATTACCGTTCCTGCTGAACCTCGGAAAGGCAAACGCGAAGATCGAACCGAGCATTAACACGCCGGAGATAAACGCCATGCCGGTGAAGCAGTGCGTAGAGAGCAAGGAGTTCATGAGGGCAGAGCATATGCAGCTTCTGAACGACTGGCGGGACGAGGTCGTCCGCAACGGCAACCGGATCTATACCAGCAGGTCTAACGGTAAACAGTATGCCATCAGTCTCCAGAATACCTGCATGAAATGTCACTCGAACAAAAAAGAGTTCTGCGACAAGTGTCATAACTACATGGCCGTGAAACCCTATTGCTGGAGCTGCCATATCGCACCGAAGGAGGAAAAGTCATGAGCATAAACAGGAGACAGTTCCTGAAATTAGCAAGTGTTTCCACGATCCTTGGTGTCGGCAGTGCTGCGGCAATTACGAGCATCAGCAGGAGCGGTCTTGAGGCGTCACAGTCCTCACCTGACCCGAAGGGTCTCAAGGCAAAGCGTTGGGGATTTGTGGTCGATGTCAGCAAGCTCAAAACAGAAGAGGATTATCAGAAGTGTATTGACGCCTGCCATAACATCCACAATGTTCCGACACTCAAAAATCCGAAGCATGAGATCAAATGGATATGGAAGGATGACTATGAGCATACCTTCCCCAATATGGCAGAGGACAAGATCATGAACAAGGAACTGCAGGAGAAGAATTTTCTGCTCTTCTGCAACCATTGCGCTAACCCTGCCTGCGTCCGGGTCTGTCCGACCCAGGCGACCTTCAAGCGCAAGTCTGACGGCATCGTTATGCAGGATAT
Coding sequences:
- a CDS encoding cobyrinate a,c-diamide synthase, with product MKPNYPRIIVAGMKGGAGKTTVSLGIIAAWEKQGLSIVPFKKGPDYIDAGWLSSAAEYACFNLDPFLITKEKILSSFVSHYGDADCAVIEGNRGLYDGMDAAGTYSTAELAKTLQAPVILVLDCTKVTRTAAAMLLGMLKFDPKVKISGVVLNQIAGKRHEKVIREAIAKYCKVPVVGAIPKLRGEQLSERHMGLTPFQEHPEVKKAIAACADIAEKYLDLDAIRKIANKAGVRDWGLGIGNTHHSSPITHHGLRIGIIRDSAFQFYYPENFEELQKRGAELVEISALRAKKLPDVDALYIGGGFPETHAIALAKNKNFRNALKAAVEQGLPVYAECGGLMYLGEALVLDRKTYPMAGIFPLRFSLEKKPQAHGYTIVRVAKANPFYKRGTLIRGHEFHYSRVISPVKQSNLQFAFSMERGEGILDGKDGICYKNVLATYTHLHALGCPEWAEGMIQQAVAYQKGRK
- a CDS encoding TusE/DsrC/DsvC family sulfur relay protein; the protein is MATMDFQGKSIEVDDDGYLLNLDDWTKELADVLASQDGVTLSPAHWEVINFLRDYYKQYQIAPMIKILVKEIGKAMGPEKGNTKYLYELYPGGPAKQACKYAGLPKPTGCV
- the dsrM gene encoding sulfate reduction electron transfer complex DsrMKJOP subunit DsrM, coding for MKVVLPFIAVVGLALLALVGVTVAHQVEFFFGVIVPYAAVAVFIFGFMYRVLQWAKSPVPFCIPTTCGQQKTLPWIKHDKLENPVTTLQVVGRMLLEVLVFRSLFRNLKTEMKDGKIVYGSEKLLWLAGLAFHWTFFFIFARHFRFFFQDVPTLLRMMEGVDSFFQVGAPLFYMTDAVILGAVTFLIFRRVYLPQIRYISLASDFFPLFLILGIALSGILMRYIFKVHIVAVKQFAMGLVSLSPVIPQGIGAIFYVHLFLICTLLIYFPFSKLMHMGGVFLSPTRNMANDSRMVRHINPWNYPVHVHTYEEYEDDFREKMKKAGLPVEKE
- a CDS encoding RsbRD N-terminal domain-containing protein; translated protein: MRLKHILSEKKDVILASWFDRILDTYPAETARFLKNQKDRFANPVGQTIHEGIEGIFQELVQGGEVEKVSGFLDAMIRVRAIQEFTAAQAVAFIFFLKSIIREGIKDIPLTSELAEELAALESQIDSLVLIAFDIFMQCREKLYDIKANEMRNMTYRLLQQANLVTEVEGAKQETMFISIPKKEVNT
- a CDS encoding 4Fe-4S dicluster domain-containing protein, whose protein sequence is MSINRRQFLKLASVSTILGVGSAAAITSISRSGLEASQSSPDPKGLKAKRWGFVVDVSKLKTEEDYQKCIDACHNIHNVPTLKNPKHEIKWIWKDDYEHTFPNMAEDKIMNKELQEKNFLLFCNHCANPACVRVCPTQATFKRKSDGIVMQDMHRCIGCRFCMAACPFGARSFNYVDPRKDNAIKVENKEFPTRMIGVVEKCTACYERLAVGKQPACAEASDGAIVFGDLEDPKSEVRRLIAEKYTIRRKPELGTQPGIYYVIGGGEHV
- a CDS encoding DUF2892 domain-containing protein; its protein translation is MKKNVGSIERIFRTAAGLGILSLAFIGPQTAWAYLGIIPLITGLTGFCPPYALLGVKTCKSCQ
- the dsrJ gene encoding sulfate reduction electron transfer complex DsrMKJOP subunit DsrJ — protein: MYNSGKIIAGLAVFFILAALPFLLNLGKANAKIEPSINTPEINAMPVKQCVESKEFMRAEHMQLLNDWRDEVVRNGNRIYTSRSNGKQYAISLQNTCMKCHSNKKEFCDKCHNYMAVKPYCWSCHIAPKEEKS
- a CDS encoding (Fe-S)-binding protein, whose protein sequence is MAKLPTPEELLKIHYNPPQDENWMDKPAELKQGNICWGAKGKNLKIVEFPNARDWSPVEEDWKLPQDWEGTVLEAMADRLSKYRSFKIFMDICVRCGACADKCHFFIGGGDPKNMPVLRAELMRSVYRKYFTNSGKYLGKLAGARELDLGVLKEWWYYFYQCTECRRCSVFCPYGIDTAEITMMAREFTNLLGLNTDWISGPVANCYMKGNHLGLEPHAIMNSVEGMVDDIETITGIRINPSFNRKGAEILFVTPSGDLFADPGTFTAMGYMMLFHELGLDYTWSTYASEGGNFGLFTSNEMAKRLNSKIYAEAKRLGVKYIIGGECGHMWRVLNQYMDTWNGPADFMEVPKSPITGTVFDNAASTKMIHVTEFTADLIKNGKLKLDPTRNDDLVVTYHDSCNTARGMGLLEEPRYIINNVCNKFHEMPDNTIRERTFCCGSGTGLNASENMELRMRGGLPRANAVKHVTEKYGVNTLANICAIDRATLSASMDYWVPGTRVAGVHELVANAMIMTGEKERETNLRGEPLPGKGGNE